A genomic stretch from Sphingobacterium sp. ML3W includes:
- the carB gene encoding carbamoyl-phosphate synthase large subunit — MPRNTSIKSVLIIGSGPIVIGQACEFDYSGSQASLSLKEEGIEVSIINSNPATIMTDKVVADNVYLLPLTCESIEEILQKHNIDAVLPTMGGQTALNLCIEASNLGLWEKYNVKVIGVDVAAIEKTENREEFRQLMVDIGVGVATSKIANSFLEGKEAAQEIGYPLVIRPSYTLAGTGGGFVHRKEDFDAALNRGLHASPTHEVLVEQAVLGWKEFELELLRDTNDNVIIICTIENFDPMGIHTGDSITVAPGMTLSDKCYQDMRNQAILMMRSIGTFAGGCNVQFSVNPENEEIIAIEINPRVSRSSALASKATGYPIAKIAAKLAIGYNLDELQNQITKTTSAYFEPTLDYVIVKIPRFNFDKFKGANKELGLQMKAVGEVMAIGRTFIEALQKACQSLETGRAGLGADGRQWRNLDEIMDSLEHPSGDRLFHIKDAFELGVPLESIRKATRIDKWFLVQIQELVHLEQELRRYQLNNIPRDFFMTLKQKGYSDVQIAWLLGNVTEDQVYDRRKELGINRVYKMVDTCAAEFPAQTPYYYSTFEEENESISSDKKKIIVLGSGPNRIGQGIEFDYSCVHGLLAAKECGYEAIMVNCNPETVSTDFNMADKLYFEPVFWEHVREIIELEKPEGVIVQLGGQTALKMAERLEQLGVKIIGTSFENMDLAEDRGRFSDLLKELNIPYPKYGVATSAEEALQVASEVGYPVLVRPSYVLGGQGMSIVINDEDLEKAVVNLLKNLPGNHILIDHFLDRAEEAESDSICDGEDVHIIGMMEHIEPAGIHSGDSSAVLPPFGLSQAVQDKMEEYSIKLAKALNVRGLLNIQFAVKGENVYVIEANPRASRTVPFIAKAYDVPYINIATKVMLGVNKLKDFTIERKLKGYAIKEPVFSFNKFPEVDKQLGPEMKSTGEAIRFIKDLQDPYFRELYNQKSMFLNAQ, encoded by the coding sequence ATGCCAAGAAACACTTCCATTAAGTCGGTTTTAATCATCGGATCAGGTCCCATCGTTATCGGTCAAGCTTGTGAATTTGATTATTCTGGATCTCAAGCATCCCTTTCATTGAAAGAAGAAGGTATTGAAGTATCCATCATCAACTCAAATCCTGCAACAATCATGACGGACAAAGTTGTTGCAGACAATGTCTACTTACTTCCATTAACTTGCGAAAGTATTGAAGAAATATTGCAAAAACACAATATTGACGCTGTACTTCCTACCATGGGTGGTCAGACAGCTTTGAACTTATGTATCGAAGCTTCCAACCTAGGTCTTTGGGAAAAATACAACGTAAAAGTTATCGGTGTTGATGTTGCTGCCATTGAAAAAACTGAAAACCGTGAAGAATTCCGTCAATTAATGGTTGATATTGGTGTGGGCGTTGCAACATCAAAGATCGCAAACTCATTCTTGGAAGGTAAAGAAGCTGCACAAGAAATTGGTTATCCTCTTGTTATACGTCCTTCCTATACCTTAGCAGGTACAGGAGGCGGGTTTGTACACAGAAAAGAAGATTTTGATGCAGCCTTAAATAGAGGCTTACACGCATCACCAACACATGAGGTTTTAGTCGAACAAGCTGTATTGGGTTGGAAAGAATTCGAATTAGAATTGCTTCGCGATACCAACGACAATGTCATTATCATCTGTACAATTGAAAACTTTGATCCAATGGGTATCCACACAGGAGACTCGATCACAGTAGCTCCAGGTATGACATTATCGGACAAATGTTACCAAGATATGCGTAATCAGGCTATCCTGATGATGCGCTCAATTGGTACATTTGCAGGTGGATGTAACGTTCAATTCTCGGTAAATCCAGAAAATGAAGAAATCATTGCAATTGAGATCAACCCACGTGTATCTCGTTCATCAGCTTTAGCATCGAAAGCAACTGGTTACCCAATTGCAAAAATTGCAGCTAAATTGGCGATCGGATACAACTTAGATGAGTTGCAAAATCAGATTACTAAAACTACTTCAGCATATTTCGAACCAACATTAGATTACGTCATCGTTAAGATCCCACGTTTCAACTTTGACAAGTTCAAAGGTGCAAACAAAGAATTAGGTCTTCAGATGAAAGCTGTAGGTGAAGTTATGGCAATCGGCCGTACATTTATCGAAGCTTTACAGAAAGCATGTCAATCACTTGAAACTGGTCGCGCTGGTCTAGGTGCCGATGGTCGTCAATGGAGAAATCTGGACGAGATCATGGATAGCTTAGAACATCCAAGTGGTGACCGTTTGTTCCATATCAAAGATGCATTCGAATTAGGTGTTCCATTGGAATCAATTCGTAAAGCAACACGTATCGACAAATGGTTCTTGGTACAGATCCAAGAATTAGTACATCTTGAGCAAGAGTTACGTCGTTACCAACTGAATAATATCCCACGCGATTTCTTCATGACCTTAAAACAAAAAGGTTATTCAGATGTACAGATTGCTTGGTTGCTAGGTAATGTAACGGAAGATCAGGTATATGATCGTCGTAAGGAGCTTGGCATCAACCGGGTTTACAAAATGGTTGATACTTGTGCCGCGGAATTCCCAGCACAAACTCCATATTACTATTCAACATTTGAAGAAGAAAACGAATCCATCTCTTCAGACAAAAAGAAAATCATTGTATTAGGTTCAGGTCCTAACCGTATCGGTCAAGGTATCGAGTTCGATTACTCTTGTGTACACGGCTTATTGGCAGCCAAAGAATGTGGTTACGAGGCAATCATGGTTAACTGTAACCCTGAGACAGTATCAACGGACTTCAACATGGCTGACAAGTTATACTTTGAGCCTGTGTTCTGGGAGCATGTACGTGAGATCATTGAATTAGAAAAACCTGAGGGTGTAATCGTTCAATTAGGTGGACAAACAGCACTTAAAATGGCTGAACGCTTAGAGCAGCTTGGTGTAAAAATTATTGGTACCTCTTTCGAAAATATGGACTTGGCAGAAGATCGTGGTCGTTTCTCTGATCTTTTGAAGGAATTAAATATTCCATATCCAAAATATGGTGTAGCTACTTCTGCAGAAGAGGCATTACAAGTTGCCAGCGAAGTTGGATACCCTGTATTGGTACGTCCTTCTTATGTATTGGGTGGACAAGGCATGAGTATCGTCATCAATGACGAAGACTTGGAAAAAGCTGTTGTCAACTTATTGAAAAACCTTCCCGGTAATCATATCCTGATCGATCATTTCTTGGATCGTGCTGAAGAAGCGGAGTCAGATTCTATCTGTGATGGTGAAGATGTACATATCATTGGTATGATGGAGCACATTGAGCCTGCCGGTATTCACTCTGGTGACTCATCAGCGGTATTGCCGCCGTTTGGTTTATCACAAGCGGTTCAGGATAAAATGGAAGAATACTCCATTAAATTAGCAAAAGCATTGAACGTAAGAGGTCTGTTAAACATCCAGTTTGCTGTCAAAGGTGAAAATGTGTATGTAATCGAGGCCAATCCACGTGCATCACGTACGGTTCCTTTCATCGCGAAAGCTTATGATGTTCCTTACATCAACATCGCTACAAAAGTTATGTTAGGCGTTAATAAATTGAAAGATTTCACGATCGAACGTAAACTGAAAGGATACGCGATTAAAGAGCCTGTATTCTCTTTCAATAAATTCCCTGAGGTAGACAAACAATTAGGCCCTGAAATGAAATCAACTGGTGAAGCAATCCGGTTTATTAAAGATCTTCAAGATCCATATTTCAGAGAGTTGTACAATCAAAAATCAATGTTTTTGAATGCACAATAA